In Candida orthopsilosis Co 90-125, chromosome 4 draft sequence, a single genomic region encodes these proteins:
- a CDS encoding Rpt2 ATPase of the 19S regulatory particle of the 26S proteasome: MGQGPSGMTGGNNLNKKKDDKKKEKPKYEPPVESRFGKKRRKGPDTAVKLPNVYPSTRCKLRLLKLERIKDHLLLEEELVLNQEAFQPTEARQAEEREKIDELRGYPMAIGTLEEIIDDDHAIVSSTASSEYYVPIMSFVDKGLLEPGCSVLLHHKTVAVVGVLQDDADPMVSVMKLDKSPTESYADIGGLESQIQEIKESVELPLTHPELYEEMGIKPPKGVILYGAPGTGKTLLAKAVANSTSATFLRIVGSELIQKYLGDGPRLVRQIFQIAADHAPSIVFIDEIDAIGTKRYESTSGGEREIQRTMLELLNQLDGFDDRGDIKVIMATNKIESLDPALIRPGRIDRKILFENPDSNTKKKILTIHTSKMNLAADVNLDEIVTGKDDLSGADIKAICTEAGLLALRERRMQVKADDFKQAKERVLKNKVEENLEGLYL, translated from the coding sequence ATGGGACAAGGACCATCAGGTATGACAGGAGGTAATAACCTcaataaaaagaaggatgacaagaaaaaagaaaagccAAAGTACGAGCCACCAGTGGAATCAAGATTTGgtaaaaagagaagaaaaggTCCAGATACTGCTGTGAAGTTACCTAATGTATATCCTAGCACTCGTTGTAAATTGAGATTACtaaaattggaaagaatAAAGGATcacttgttgttggaggAAGAGTTAGTGTTGAACCAAGAAGCCTTCCAGCCAACGGAGGCAAGACAAGCTGaggaaagagaaaagattgatgaattgagaGGGTATCCAATGGCAATTGGAACATTGGAAGAGATTATAGACGATGACCATGCAATTGTTTCGAGTACCGCCAGTTCTGAATACTATGTCCCAATCATgtcatttgttgataaggGGTTGTTAGAACCAGGCTGTTCCGTTTTATTACATCACAAAACTGTTGCCGTTGTAGGGGTGTTACAAGATGACGCAGATCCAATGGTTTCAGTGATGAAGCTCGACAAATCACCAACAGAGTCATATGCCGATATTGGAGGTTTGGAGTCGCAAATACAAGAGATTAAGGAGTCTGTTGAGTTGCCATTAACTCATCCTGAATTATACGAAGAGATGGGTAtaaaaccaccaaaagGTGTTATATTGTACGGTGCACCAGGTACCGGTAAGACATTGCTAGCCAAGGCTGTTGCCAACTCAACATCAGCAACGTTTTTGAGGATAGTGGGATctgaattgattcaaaagtATCTTGGTGATGGTCCAAGATTGGTTCGTCagattttccaaattgctGCAGACCACGCGCCATCGATTGTGTTTATAGATGAGATTGATGCAATTGGAACTAAAAGGTATGAATCCACGTCAGGTGGTGAGAGAGAAATTCAAAGAACAatgttggaattgttgaacCAATTGGATGGGTTCGACGACAGAGGTGATATTAAGGTAATTATGGCAACAAACAAGATTGAGAGTCTTGATCCTGCATTGATTAGACCAGGTAGAATAGATAGAAAGATCCTTTTTGAGAACCCAGACTCAAAtacgaagaagaagattttgaCAATCCATACATCCAAGATGAATTTGGCTGCTGACGTCAATTTGGACGAGATTGTTACTGGAAAAGATGATTTGTCGGGTGCTGACATTAAAGCTATATGTACAGAAGCTGGTTTATTAGCATTGAGAGAAAGACGCATGCAAGTTAAGGCCGATGACTTCAAACAAGCTAAGGAGAGGGTGTTGAAgaataaagttgaagagaATCTTGAAGGTTTATATTTGTAA